A region of Labeo rohita strain BAU-BD-2019 chromosome 2, IGBB_LRoh.1.0, whole genome shotgun sequence DNA encodes the following proteins:
- the pls1 gene encoding plastin-1 isoform X1, which translates to MALITRGLHRVFFWTKRPNGSFTGLLHGERCCEENSMETNVTQISREDLEDLREAFNKIDIDNSGYVSDFELQELFRHASFHLPGYKVREIVEKFMAADTSKDEKISFEEFVAMYQELRSKEVRETFRKCISRRDGIRSFGGTSRISSEGTQHSYSDEEKVAFVNWVNKALRDDPDCKHLIPMDPETDSLFKSVKDGILLCKMINLSQPDTIDERVINTKKCTPFTMTENLVLALNSASAIGCTVVNIDAQDMKAGTPHLVLGLLWQIIKIGLFADIEISRNEALIALLEESEDLDHLMSMSPEDLLLRWVNYHLKAAGWQPISNFSDDIKDSRAYFHLLNQISPKGDGDDEMRIDIDMTGFNERDDEKRAELMLRQADRLDCRQFVTPKDVVSGNQKLNMAFVANLFNMYPALSRLASNGIDYAIEGETREDRTFRNWMNSLGVSPHVHRLYNDLHDGLIILQLYERVQVPVDWTRVNKPPYPALGSNMKKLENCNYAVALGKKEAKFSLVGIGGENINEGSPMHTLALVWQLMRRYTVKVLSDIGDGEKVTDQIIINWVNETLKQGQKDTYISSFKDKSISTSLAVIDLIDTIMPKAIKHEMVKRGDLTPEDKLNNAKYAISVARKIGVRVYALPDDLVEVKPKMVMTVFACLMGRSLKKVDG; encoded by the exons ATGGCGCTAATCACAAGAGGACTCCACAGGGTATTTTTCTGGACCAAGAGACCAAATGGCTCATTTACAG GTCTTTTGCATGGTGAGAGGTGCTGCGAGGAGAACAGCATGGAGACCAACGTGACACAGATCTCCAGAGAAGATCTGGAGGACCTGAGAGAGGCTTTCAACAAAATTG ATATTGATAACAGCGGCTATGTAagtgattttgaacttcaagaGCTTTTTCGACATGCCAGTTTTCACCTTCCCGGATACAAGGTACGGGAGATCGTGGAGAAGTTCATGGCAGCTGACACCAGCAAAGATGAGAAGATCAGTTTTGAAGAGTTTGTTGCA ATGTACCAAGAGCTAAGAAGCAAAGAGGTGAGAGAAACTTTCCGCAAGTGTATCTCCAGGCGGGATGGGATTCGTTCGTTTGGAGGAACGTCAAGGATCTCCAGTGAAGGAACTCAGCATTCTTACTCAG ATGAAGAAAAAGTGGCCTTTGTGAACTGGGTCAATAAGGCCTTGAGAGATGATCCTGACTGCAAGCATCTGATCCCAATGGACCCGGAGACTGACAGTTTATTCAAATCCGTGAAAGATGGAATATTGCTGTG CAAAATGATCAACCTCTCACAGCCTGACACCATTGATGAGCGGGTCATCAACACAAAGAAATGCACTCCATTTACAATGACG GAGAATTTGGTGTTGGCTCTTAACTCTGCGTCAGCTATCGGCTGCACGGTAGTCAACATCGATGCTCAGGACATGAAAGCAGGAACGCCTCACCTCGTGCTTGGCCTCCTCTGGCAAATCATAAAAATTGGCCTCTTCGCTGACATTGAGATCTCACGCAATGAAG CTCTAATTGCTTTGCTGGAAGAGTCAGAGGACCTGGACCACCTGATGTCAATGTCCCCTGAGGACCTTTTGCTGAGATGGGTCAACTATCACCTCAAAGCTGCTGGCTGGCAACCAATCAGCAACTTCAGTGATGATATTAAG GACTCCAGGGCATATTTCCACCTGCTTAATCAGATCTCGCCTAAAGGAGACGGTGATGACGAGATGAGGATTGACATTGACATGACTGGTTTCAAT GAGCGTGATGATGAAAAGCGAGCAGAGCTGATGCTGAGGCAGGCGGATCGTCTGGACTGCAGACAGTTTGTCACTCCCAAGGATGTGGTGTCAGGAAACCAGAAACTCAACATGGCCTTTGTAGCCAATCTTTTCAACATGTACCCGGCCTTGAGCCGACTCGCCAGCAATGGCATTGATTATGCAATCGAGG GGGAAACAAGAGAGGACAGAACATTCAGGAACTGGATGAATTCTCTGGGAGTTTCTCCACATGTCCATCGTCTGTACAA TGATCTGCACGATGGTCTCATCATTCTTCAGTTGTATGAGAGAGTCCAGGTTCCTGTTGACTGGACTAGAGTCAATAAACCTCCCTATCCAGCACTGGGATCCAACATGAAGAAG CTTGAGAATTGTAATTATGCGGTCGCACTGGGCaaaaaggaagcaaagttttcCTTAGTAGGAATCGGTGGGGAGAATATCAACGAAGGAAGCCCCATGCATACCCTTGCACTGGTCTGGCAACTAATGAGAAg GTACACTGTGAAGGTTCTGTCTGACATTGGTGATGGAGAAAAAGTCACTGACCAAATTATTATCAACTGGGTAAACGAAACCTTGAAACAAGGCCAGAAAGATACTTATATTAGCAGCTTCAAG GACAAATCAATCAGCACTAGCCTGGCAGTGATTGATCTGATCGACACCATCATGCCCAAAGCCATCAAACAC